The Aerococcaceae bacterium DSM 111021 region TCTTGTATGTCGATGCCTTGGGATAATGTTGACTCAGAGTATTTAAAATCACCAAAAAAATGGGAAGCATCAAGCATTCAACGCTTTATGATTTGGTTTGGTCCGACAAGTTCTATCTTCGATATGATTAGTTTTGCGGTCCTATTCTTTATTATTGCACCACAATTTTTGGGCGGTAATTATTCAAGTCTATCCCCAGATTTACAAGAACAATTCGTTGCCTTATTCCACTCGGGCTGGTTTGTAGTATCCCTATGGACTCAGACTATTGTTTTATATGCCTTGCGCTCTAAGAAAGTACCCTTTATAGAAAGCCGTCCATCATTTATTATGACAGTATTCACTTTATTGGGTATATTCATAGGAACAATTGTACCCTATACACAATTAGGGACTGCCCTTGATCTAACAGCATTGCCTAATACCTTCTGGTTGTTACTCATTGCGATTATTATCGCTTACTTAATCTTAGTCACTATTGTTAAACATTATTATGTGAAACGATACGGTGAATTATTATAACAAGCAAAAATCCTCGATGTCTAAGAGACAATCGAGGATTTTTTTAATCTGTTTTACTATGAATTTTTCTAAATTCAGATGGCGTGCAATGATTCACTTCTTTAAAGGTTTTTGAAAAGTAAGATGGGGAATGAAACCCAACACGATCAGCAATTTTGGATACGCTGAAATTCGATTTCGATAGCAATTTTTCTGCTTCAGCTAAGCGTACTTGAATTAAATAATCAATCGGCGATAAACCTGTTCTTTGTTTGAATACTCGGATGAAATAATACTTTTTCATACCGATATAACTCGCTAATTTTTCGAGTGTAATGCGTTGAGAATAATTCTCGCGAATATAACTTTGGACACGCTGTAACCCGTCATCTCCCTCTTGGATACCACTATCTTTGATTGTTAAGTCCTTACTTCTTAAAACTTGAGCAACAATACATTCAAGCAGCTTTCTAAGAATTAACGCAGTTCCCTCGAATTCATTCACAGCTTCTAAAAGAGCTAGGTCAAGGTATGATTTAATCTGACGTGTCTTATCTTGAGTGATGTATAACTGTTTGGTTGAATTGATATCAATACTTGAGATAAATAAGATGCCCGATAAGGTTACTTTAATCCACTCTAGCTTCCGCAGCGGTGTCATAATTAAATCCATTCCAGGATTTAACATGAGTAAGTCACCTTTTTTTACTTCTCCTTCACGTAGTTTAGCTTTAAATGATGCCCCACCTTTGACGATATAAAGTAATGTAACGTGTTCTTCTGAACTGATTGTGATTGGTTGTTTGGTTGTCATTTCTTCTGTTTTTATTTTATGTACTTTGATTGATGATGAATTGATATTTGATATATACATAACTATCCCCCACCTTTTTCTTTCTTATGAATTAATGATTTTAATTTTTAACATGTATTCGTTATAACTTAGCTAAATACGTCAGATCTCCGATAATAAAGCACATTCAATCCTCCATTAAAATATTCTTCGGTTATTTTAGCCAATATCATTCAAATAATATCAAATTCCAATCACTATCTAATAGCGTATCATATTCAGACAGAAATTTCTGGAAAAGTGTGTTAATTGTTGTGTTAATAGTCTTGAGAGAGATTTTCTTGTAATCAGTATGCACATAATCCCTAATTGATAAAACCCACAGCAATTTCACTTCTTGAAATTGCTATGGGTTTATAGTTTTCCATGTAAGACTGTAACATCTAATGTAATAACGCCGTTTAACTTTGCAAGTAATGTTTGACGCTCTTCTTCTGTTAACTGCCACGTTAATGGCGTCATAACAATAAGGTCTTCTAATTGACTAGAAGTTAGAGTTTGAGACGCTTTAATTTTTTTCATAGTCACATTTTGATAGTGAGTTTTGAATACATCAATGACATCTTCGTTCGAGTAAGGATGAATATTTCCAATATTCATATCAATTAACGCTTGTCGAATCTCTTGCAAGTAACCTGAGTTAGGAATGATTTTAATCAGCTCACCGCGTGGTTTCAAGATACGTTCAAATTCTGCATAGTTGGATGGCGAAAAGATAGATAATACAATGTCTAACTGATGATTCGCTACTGGTAATTCCGCAAGGTCCGCAATCATTGACAACATGTGTCCATTATAATCAGTCGCCGCTTGAATCGCGCTTTTAGCCAAATCCACGCTAATCAAGCTATATTGATTCTCTTCAACCTGTCGCGTCATCTGCCATAAGTGGCTTCCTTCTCCACTTCCTGCATCAATCATCGACACATCATTTGAATAATTATCTTTTAAATACTGTCCGATATATTCGTGAAGTGGTCGGTAAAGTTCAGTATTTAAGATAATCTCACGTCTTGAACTGAATAAGGACGTATCGTATTTTGTATTGGTAGTTTTTTTGGCCATAAAGAAGTAGCCTTGTTTAGCCATATCGAAGCGATGTCCATTGGCACAAACTAAGCTATTGATATCTAGTTGTAAGTCTTCATGGCAATGAATACAACTTAAGTTAATCTGCTGATGTTCCTTTAGCCAATGAAGTGTACGGTCTTTCTTATTTAATTCATTTAGTTCCATAATAATGGTGTTGCCTCCCAATGCTTTTTATCTATTACAACTATTATAGTCTTTTTTAGATGATTGGCAAAATGCGTTTGTAACCATCTTTACTGATCAGCCATCCTTTTATAATAGTAAGCTCTAACATCTCCTAATCGTGGCACGTCTTCTAATTGAGCAAATTGCGTATAGCCATGACGCTCATAGAAGGCACCCGCTTGATATTCTAACGTATTGAGCGTGATTGTTATGATGTCTTTTTCTTGAGCGAGTAATTCTACATGTTCTAATAACTGGCTTCCTATCTTTAAATTTCTAAAACCTTTTTGAATAGCTAAGTAGTCTATCTCCAATGTTTGAAATTGTTGATGAGCGATAATTCCACCAACGAGTTGTTTATCTTTATACGCTCCTATGGATATTATATCTTCATTGCGTGCTTGGGATTCACCAACATATTCTAACCGTTGTTGCTTAAAAATGTCATAAATCATTGGTTTTAAATCTTCTGAATTAATTGGTTGGTAATCAATCATCGTCTTGTCTCCTTCATTCATTTGTCTCATTATAATATATAACAAAAAAGCACTGAAGAAATACCTCCTTCAGTGCAAAATTATATAAATTTATTCCATTCCACGAACTTCGCGGATAACGTCTGCGATTTGGTCAACGTAGCGGTCAACACGTTCTGGTGTTGACGCTTCAGCCATAACTCGTAGAATTGGTTCTGTTCCACTTGGACGAACTAAGATACGACCATCTCCGTCCATCTCTGCTTCAACTTTACCAATAATATCTTTTACTGCTTGTTCATCCATTACAGTATGTTTGTCGTGTACACGGATGTTAACTAATTTTTGTGGGAAGATGGTTACTTCGCCTGCTAATTCTGATAAAGTCTTACCAGTTTCACGCATAACTGCCATTAATTGAACTGCAGATAATAGACCGTCACCTGTCGTATTATAATCTAACATCACGATATGGCCAGATTGTTCTCCACCTAAAGTATGGTTACCTTCACGCATTGCTTCCACGACGTAGCGGTCTCCTACTTTTGTTTTTAAAGCTGTCATGTTATTTTCTTCAACTGCTTTGTGGAAGCCAATATTACTCATGACAGTTGATACAATCGTATCATTAGCTAAACGGCCTTTTGATTGTAGGTGTTTACCTAAGATGAACATAATCTTATCACCATCAACAATCTCACCCGTCTCATCTACAGCAATGACACGGTCACCATCGCCATCTAATGCTACTCCGATGTCAGCTCCTTTTTCTTTAACCATTTCTTGTAAAGCTTCTGGATGAGTTGATCCAACACCTTCGTTAATGTTGATACCATCTGGACGATCTCCCATTGTATAGAAATCAGTCTCAAGATCTGCGAATAATTGGTTAACTAATGGCGCTGTTGCACCGTTCGCTGCATCAACACAAACTTTTAAATCATCTAAGTTCGCCGAAATAGTAGATTGTAAGTATTGAACGTATTTGATTGATCCTTCAGGAAAATCATCTGTTACGCCTAAACCATCTGCACTCGGACGTGGTAATTCATCTGTGTCGCTATCTAATAAAGCTTCAATCTCAGCTTCTTGGTCATCAGATAATTTAAAGCCGTTACTTCCAAAGAATTTGATTCCATTATCGTGTGCTGGATTGTGTGAAGCACTAATCATTACTCCGGCAGCTGCACCTTGTGTTTTTGTTAAATAAGCGACAGCTGGTGTAGAGATAACACCTAAACGCATAACTTCGATTCCGACTGATAATAACCCTGCTGTCAAAGCGTATTCCAACAATTCTCCAGATATACGTGTGTCACGAGCTACAAGTACACGCGGGTGCTCAACATCTGAATGTTGTAATAATACATATCCCCCGTAACGACCTAATTTAAACGCTAATTCAGGTGTTAATTCACTATTCGCTACACCTCTGACACCATCTGTTCCAAAATATTTACCCATTGTTGATTAATCTCCTAACTTTTCCTATTAGTTATTTTCTGATTCGTCCTCGTTATCTTGTGTTTCTACAACTGATGATGCACTGCCTTCAGTCGTTTCATCCACGCTATCAGATTCGGGAACACTACTTTCTTTTTCCTCTTCGGTTGTTTCAGTTCCATCCTCAGAACTCTCTTCACCTTCGCCACTTGGTGCGATAGGTGTAATTGTTACTACGACCTGAACATTTCCACCGTTTATCACGGTCATTCCTTCTGGCACTTGTAACTCACCAGTAATCGTTGTTGATTCTGTTATACCAGTTACATCAGCTACTACACCGATGGTGTCAACGGTATGTTGACTGCCTTGAATCACCAAGCTCTGTGGTGTAGTAATCGTATAATCATACGTATACATTGCTTGGTCTTCCCCAAAAGGGATAATATGCATACCTACCTCAGTTTGAGGCTGACTGACTTCAACTTGTGCTTCAATCTCTGATACATTTGAGTTTACGTCTAGAACTTCTCCTTCTGCATTCACAATTTGTAAATGATATGTTCCAGTGAAACTGCTATTAGTTGGTTGCGGATTTGCGATTGTTATAAAGACGCGATCAATTTGTTGGATTGTTTCAACATCTCCAGTTAATTGAACTTCTGTTGGGTTCAAACTAACATTATCTACATTAAAGCCTTCTACAACTGCATTAGGATCAATTTCATACTCTATTGCTGATGTGATTTCGTCAAGTTGGGATATTTTTACATATCGTCTTGATGGCGTCACTTGATAATCGACCGTTTCTGGCAAATCTGCAATGATGAATTGAATTTGTTGCGTTCCTGGTGGTACATCGGTTAAATCTTCTGTTTGGACTGTAATCTCTTTTTCTAACACTTGGTTAATGATATTACGGGGTCCAGTCAGACGAACTTGTACAGATTCCGGCAACCCACTTATGAATGTATTTTCCGGAATGGCACCAACGGTCACCGGTACATTATCAATAGTTTCAGTTACGTTAATGCTTGCAAACTGTTGATTCGCAGCACTTTGAAAGATGAATGCATTGTTTTCAGATGCAACGAAAATGTACAAGAAGATCGCGAACAGTAGAGAAATAAGTCTTACGGCCCATTTATTCTCAAATAGCCCTTTCTTCATTATTTATCACCTCGTTGTAAACTGTCATTAAGAAAGTCGCGTATAATTTGAAAGATATCTTTCTGACTCTCTTCTTCTACAAATAAGTACTCTTCAAGAATTTGGCGGAATTCATCCCGATTAAGCCCTCGGTTCATCTTGTCCCCTTTAACGACACTGATGTCACCCGTTTCTTCTGAGACAATCACTGTAACCGCATCGGTAACTTCACTTAGCCCTATCGCGGCACGATGTCTTGTTCCTAATTCCTTAGGAATCAATGTACTTTCAGATAGTGGTAAGTAACATGAAGCTGCTGCAATTTGATAATTGCTTATAACAACTGCACCATCATGCAAAGGTGTATTTGGAATGAATATGTTAATAAGTAATTGATTCGTTAATTCCGCATCGAGTGGTATCCCTGTCGAAATATACTCACCTAACCCATCTTGACCTTCAATTGAAATCAATGCCCCAATTTTTCGTTTTGACATATACTGAACAGATTTCTCTAAGTCATTGATTAATTTCTCGCTAGGATTATTTTTGTTTTTACGATTCTTAAACAAGTCACGCCCTAATATCT contains the following coding sequences:
- a CDS encoding helix-turn-helix transcriptional regulator translates to MYISNINSSSIKVHKIKTEEMTTKQPITISSEEHVTLLYIVKGGASFKAKLREGEVKKGDLLMLNPGMDLIMTPLRKLEWIKVTLSGILFISSIDINSTKQLYITQDKTRQIKSYLDLALLEAVNEFEGTALILRKLLECIVAQVLRSKDLTIKDSGIQEGDDGLQRVQSYIRENYSQRITLEKLASYIGMKKYYFIRVFKQRTGLSPIDYLIQVRLAEAEKLLSKSNFSVSKIADRVGFHSPSYFSKTFKEVNHCTPSEFRKIHSKTD
- a CDS encoding methyltransferase domain-containing protein — protein: MELNELNKKDRTLHWLKEHQQINLSCIHCHEDLQLDINSLVCANGHRFDMAKQGYFFMAKKTTNTKYDTSLFSSRREIILNTELYRPLHEYIGQYLKDNYSNDVSMIDAGSGEGSHLWQMTRQVEENQYSLISVDLAKSAIQAATDYNGHMLSMIADLAELPVANHQLDIVLSIFSPSNYAEFERILKPRGELIKIIPNSGYLQEIRQALIDMNIGNIHPYSNEDVIDVFKTHYQNVTMKKIKASQTLTSSQLEDLIVMTPLTWQLTEEERQTLLAKLNGVITLDVTVLHGKL
- a CDS encoding GNAT family N-acetyltransferase, whose protein sequence is MIDYQPINSEDLKPMIYDIFKQQRLEYVGESQARNEDIISIGAYKDKQLVGGIIAHQQFQTLEIDYLAIQKGFRNLKIGSQLLEHVELLAQEKDIITITLNTLEYQAGAFYERHGYTQFAQLEDVPRLGDVRAYYYKRMADQ
- a CDS encoding phosphoglucosamine mutase; protein product: MGKYFGTDGVRGVANSELTPELAFKLGRYGGYVLLQHSDVEHPRVLVARDTRISGELLEYALTAGLLSVGIEVMRLGVISTPAVAYLTKTQGAAAGVMISASHNPAHDNGIKFFGSNGFKLSDDQEAEIEALLDSDTDELPRPSADGLGVTDDFPEGSIKYVQYLQSTISANLDDLKVCVDAANGATAPLVNQLFADLETDFYTMGDRPDGININEGVGSTHPEALQEMVKEKGADIGVALDGDGDRVIAVDETGEIVDGDKIMFILGKHLQSKGRLANDTIVSTVMSNIGFHKAVEENNMTALKTKVGDRYVVEAMREGNHTLGGEQSGHIVMLDYNTTGDGLLSAVQLMAVMRETGKTLSELAGEVTIFPQKLVNIRVHDKHTVMDEQAVKDIIGKVEAEMDGDGRILVRPSGTEPILRVMAEASTPERVDRYVDQIADVIREVRGME
- a CDS encoding TIGR00159 family protein, with the translated sequence MTNQPIVRILDILLVWYLIYRLLMYARGTQMMNLLKGVGIFLIAKSVSSLIGLQTVDWLLGQVLSWGVVAMIILFQPELRRALEILGRDLFKNRKNKNNPSEKLINDLEKSVQYMSKRKIGALISIEGQDGLGEYISTGIPLDAELTNQLLINIFIPNTPLHDGAVVISNYQIAAASCYLPLSESTLIPKELGTRHRAAIGLSEVTDAVTVIVSEETGDISVVKGDKMNRGLNRDEFRQILEEYLFVEEESQKDIFQIIRDFLNDSLQRGDK